The stretch of DNA AGAAGCAGGTGGATTGGTCGCCAGGCGTCTCAATTCCCGAGTCAAAAGCTGATCCAAAGCCTGAGCAAACCGCTGCTTGTCTTTCACACCATAAGGCGCCGGCCCACCTGTCAATAGTCCCGCTTCGCGCAGCTGATCGTTCAAATCGCGCGCGGCCCGGCGCTCGCCAATCGTTTCCTGCGTACAGAGATAGCCATGAAAGTCGATGACGAAAACGCCTTGAGGAATCAGGTCAGACATCAGTGGCACATCACTGGTGATTGCCAGATCGCCTCGATTGGATTGAGCGACAATGTATCGATCAGCGACATCGGGCCCGCCGGGAACAATCTGCAGTTTGACAAATCGATTTCCGGAAGGAACCCACATGCCAGAATTCGCCACTACAGTGGTTTCCAGTTGGAGTCGAGTGGCTGCCCGGAAGACGAGTTCTTTCACTTCCCGCGGACTGGCATCTCCATCGATCCAGATCTTCATTCCCCATCCTCTTAACGACGATTTCCAGCAGATGATGCCGGCACCCAGGAGACAGATTTCACAATAACTTTTATGAGATCGCTCTTACGAAAAACCAGAGAGGCGAAAGATGTTGTCTTTTCGCCTCTCTGGTCGATCAATTCCATCTCAGACGGAAGGTTTCATAGAGGATGACACCATCCCGTGATCTCCCGACATACCTTAAGCGAGATCAATTCCCGGTCGGGAGTGGAATGCGGATACCGTCTTTTTCCAGCATTTCCCGTACATACTTGACCCGTTCATACTCAGGAAGCGTGATCGGCCCGGTGTAGACTTCGCTCTGCATTTTCCGAGGCGGATAAGTGAGATAGGTCTTCATCAGGTCTTTGATGACCACATTGAACGAGACCAGAATCCAGGTTCTTTCCGTGAAGTTATTCATGAAGATGTCGTACCGCTCCTGCGGATCCTGCCACAGGTCAAACACTTGTGGCACAGTAGCGACGTACTTCTCAGGGCCTTTCCAACCCAGATTGGAATCGACACTTAATCCTCCTGTCGGCTGACCATTATCACCACGCAAATTGAACACCACCTTGTAATTCCCCAGTCGAATCGCACCAGGTGTCAGTTCGGTCTCTGTAAAATAGAACCAGGCATTGCGAGGGCATTTTCCGCTTCCCGTGAGGACGGGAGTCAGATCGTAGCTGTCAAAGACCATGGGCTGATCTTCGCGATCTTTGGTCGGCAATGGCACACCCGCCACGGAGGCAAAGGTCGCCATGAGGTCTAGACCACCCACAATGTCGTGATTCTTGACGGCAGGCTTGATCTTTCCAGGCCAGACGGCAATCGCGGGCACTCGATTCCCACCCTCGCGAACAGTCCCTTTGGTGCCGCGAAATGGTGTGTACCCGGCATCAGGGTAGACATCCTGCCAGGCGCCGTTATCAGTCGTGTAGAAGATCAACGTATTCTGATCGAGCTTCAGTTCCTTGAGCTTATCGACCACACGACCAATACGCGTATCGAGTTCAACAACAGAATCGGCATACTTCGATTTCGAGAGCGACTTATGCACAAACTCCGGTGCTGGAAGATTCGGCTGATGCACCTTCATGAAGTTGATATGTGCAAAAAAGGGTTGGTTGGGAGTTTTGGCGGCATCCTCCAGAAAACTGATGCCCGACTGCTCAATGTACTGATCCAGAAATGGAATCCCGACGACTCCCTGATCCGGCGTGTTCACATACTGGCCATTGACCTTCCAGTCTTCGCGAGCCTTTTCACCGGCGTACCCTGTCAGTGAACCTTTCGTAATCCGGTTGAACTCTTCCCTCAGTTTGGGATCCATATCCGGGAACCAGGTGGGATCACCATAGGTGTAGGCATTGCAATGGTAAAGAAAGCAATGCTTCATCACGTCATAGCCATGAGCATTCGGCAGAGCGTAATCGGCTTCCCCCAGATGCCATTTGCCCGTGAAGTATGTTTTGTAGCCACCCTGTTTGAGAACAGAACCCAGCGTCCACTCGGCTTTAGGAAGTCCGCCACCTTCACCCTGGAAGGCCACTGTCGTCATGCCACTGCGATTCGGTATGCGACCTGTGACAATGGCAGCTCGCCCGGGAGTGCAACTGGGCTGGGCATAGAACGAGAAAAAGGTCATACCGTTTGCTGCTAACCGATCAATGTTCGGTGTGGGCATCCCGCGGCCTTCGCCACCCCCATAAGGCCCGAGATCGCCGTATCCCGTATCGTCGGAAACGATCAGCAGGATATTGGGTTTGTCTGCCGCCATTGACATTCCAGACAGCATCCACCCCAAGGCCATCGTCAGCAGGCTCAAGTGAAGTTGTTTCATCGTGCAAAGACTTTCCATGAAAAGGTTCGAGATTCCATGCAGCAGCTCTCTGCAGAGAGGTCTGACAGGTTAACGATTGGCTGGCCGTGGCCCAGGCCAGAGGATCGTGCTTCGAACCGGTTGTCACCGGCAAGCATGCCCTGCTAAGGATCCTTGCACGCTACAGAGCCTCTTAAGGATTGGCAAGCAATCAATTCGTGAACATGTCTTCATAACGATTATCCTTTTCCTCGCGATATTCACTAGAAAAACAGCTCTCAATGACTGGCTCTTCGCCACAATTACGCCGAACTCTCCACGGCAAGCCAGAGGGCCGCTATACTCTGGCTACGATCAGTTAACGATCATGAAATGGTTTGTCATCCACAGTGGGGGTATGGGGCGTTATGGCACTGCTGCAGATTCGAGATGCCTGCAAAAGTTATGGTTCGCAGATTCTGCTCGACCATGCCGAAGCCACCATTTCTGAAGATGTCAAAGTCGGCTTTGTCGGTCGAAACGGCGCTGGCAAAAGTACCTTGCTGCGCATTCTGCTGGGGGAAGAAGAACTCGACAGTGGCACAGTCTCTCGGCATCCGAATCTCCGACTCGGCTACTTGCGCCAGCATGATGATTTTCGTCCAAACGAGTCGGCACTTGAATTTCTCATGCGAGATAGTGGCCAGCCCGATTGGAAGTGCGGCGAAGTGGCCGGCCAGTTCGAACTCAAAGGGAGCTACCTCGACGGCCCGATCTCCAAACTTTCCGGCGGATGGCAGACTCGAGTTAAGCTGGCAGCACTTTTACTGCATGAACCCAATCTGCTGCTCCTGGACGAACCCACGAACTTTCTCGATCTGCGTACGCAGATTCTGCTTGAACATTTTTTGAGAGGTTACAACGAAGCCTGTCTGATTGTTTCCCATGATCGCGCCTTTCTGGGTGCCACCTGTACTCAGACTCTGGCACTCGCCCGCGGCAAGTTGACGATGTTCCCCGGCAAGATCGATGCCTATCTCGATTACGAGCGGGAACAGCGCGAGATCATAGAGCGCTCGAATGCCTCTGTCCTTGCCAAGCGTAAACATCTCGAAGAGTTTATCGCTAAGAACAAAGCCCGCGCGAGTACAGCCACCCAGGCCCGTTCAAAAACCAAACAGCTTGAACGTCTCGAATTGCAGGATGTTGAAGCCGACGAAGCCACTGCTTGTATTCGCGCACCCATGATCGAACCTCGGCAAGGCCCGGCTGTCCGCTGCAAAGAAATGGCGATTGGCTACGCCGAAAGAAAAATTGCCGAGGATATCACCCTCGAAATCGATCATGGCTCTCGCGCTGCCATTGTGGGTGACAATGGTCAGGGAAAGACCACCTTTTTGCGAACGATTGTCAATTCGCTTAAGCCGCTGGCAGGTGAACTCCGCTGGGGACATGGCTGCCAGGTCGGTGTCTATGCGCAACACGTCTATTCCACTTTGCCACCAGAAAAGACTGTCATTCAGTATCTGGAAGAAACCGCCGCCCCGCTGACACGTACGCAAACAGTGCTGGATATTGCCGGCGCGTTTCTGTTCCGTGGTGCCCATGTCGAAAAGAAAATCAGCGTGCTGTCGGGAGGTGAGCGCGCGCGGCTGTGTCTCGCGGGCATGCTGCTCAGTCAATACAACGTCATGGTACTCGACGAACCGGGTAACCACCTCGATGTGGAAACTGTCGAAGCGTTGGCAGATGCACTTGTCAGCTACAAAGGGACCGTGATTTTCACCACACACGACCGTCACTTTATGAAGCGCGTCGCGACTTGCGTGATCGAAGTCAAGGATGGTCGAGTCACCAACTACAATGGCGATTACGACGCTTATGTTTATGCCGTGAATAAAGAAATTGACGACGGAGAGCGGGAAGCCAATGCGGGGAAGCTGGCCAAAGCTCCAGCGGCAGTCCTCGCCCCGAAAGCCGTGAAACCCAAAGGTAAGGACGATCGCGCCTTACGAAAAGAACTTCAAACCTGCGAGCGAAACATTGCTAAGCTCGATGAGCAGAAAAAGGCACTGACACAGTCGCTTTCGAATGAAGCCGATGCCAAAAAGGCCTTAGAGCTTCACAATCAGCTCGAAGAGGTGACCAGCCAGTTGACTCAAGCGGAAGAACGCTGGTGTGAGATTCAGGAAGAACTGGGCGAAGGCTGGTAGGCCGATCAATTCTGTCCTTCATCCGAAGTCGCTGGTAAAGCCTTGCTGATCAGCACGATGCCGAGAATTGCTGAGACGGTTGAACCCATCAAAGTGCCCAGCTTCCCTGCAGATATGAAACTTTCCGGAAGTGCGAGCGCCCCCAGGAAGAGCGACATCGTAAAGCCAATCCCCGCCAGACATGCCCCACCCAGATAAAGCTTCCAGCTCACACCATCGGGGAGTTTGGCCAGACCAACCAGTACTGCCAGAAATGACAGCCCGAAAATCCCGACGGGTTTTCCAACAGCCAATCCCAGGGCCACGCAGAGAGAAACCGGTTCAAAAGCTTTACTGAAATCCAAAGGGACACCGGCATTCGCCAGGGCAAACAGGGGCATGATCAGAAACGCCACCCACGGATGGAGCGCATGCTCAAGTCGATACAGCGGTGCAATGCTTTCTCGCGTGGCGAATTCCGCTTCTGCCAGATCATCGTGCATGGTTTTATGCAGCGGAATCGGCTTTCCAGGTTTGGCAGCTTCCTGATCAGAATCGGACTGAAACTTCTTCAATTCATCGGTCAGTCGCTTCAGAACGGCAGTCAATGTGTCATAGGGCACCCAGGCTTTCGAGGGAGTCATCAGCCCGAGAATCACACCGGCAATCGTCGGATGGACGCCCGATTTCAACACGGCCAGCCACGTCACTCCACCCACAGCCACATACAGCCAGACATTCCGCACGCCGACTCGATTCATCAGGAAAGTAAGTGTGATCCCCACGGCGGCGACAAACAATCCCACGAGGGCCAGTTTTTCGGTGAAGAGGACAGCAATCAGAATAACCGCTCCCAGGTCGTCCACAATGGCCAGCGAGAGCAGCAGAATTTTCAGGCCAATGGGGACTCGATTTCCAAAGAGCGAGAGCAGGCCGACCACAAAGGCGATATCAGTCGCCATCGGAATGGTCCAGCCCTTCATCGCTTCTGGTGGAACACGGAAGACCTGGCTGGCTCCCAGAAAGATCAATGCCGGGGCAATCATGCCACCGATGGCAGCGATGATGGGCAAAGCAGCTTTTCGCAGATCACTCAACTCACCAGAAACAATCTCCCGCTTGATCTCTAAGCCGACGACAAAGAAAAAAATCGTCATGAGGCCATCATTGATGACATGGAGAAAATCTTTCTTCAGAACATAATCACCAAAGCCAATGAAACAGGATGTTTCCCAGATATGCAGAAACTGCTCACTCCAGGGAGAATTGGCAGCCATCAATGCGAATGCCGTTGCGGCCACCAGCAGCAGACCACTTGTCGCCTGAAGTTTCAAAAATCTTCTGATTGGCGACAACCAGCCCGCAATCTGGCTGACAGGCAAGAGACGATCTGAGAACTGATCCGAAGTGCTGCCATCACCGGTTTTTTCCATCGATCGGTTCTCCTTTTCGCTCAATGTCCTGGGCGATTCTCATCCATTGCCCAGGGAGGATAACTCGAGGGGTAAGTTAGGTCGCGAGTGTTCGCTCAGTATCAAGGTGGCCAGAGGTACCACATGAAAGCTGGCAAAAGAACCTCAAACGCCTGCGAATATCACTTGCATGGAAAGATCGGCATCGATCTCACGTTCCCTTGTCAGGCCACCAAACTCGAAGAACTATCCATTACGCCTGACCTCAAGTTCTTCCCAGCGCGCATAAGCTGTCTCCAGTTCTTGATGCAGTCGATTTAACCTCTCGGTAACTGTCGCCATATCTTGAGGAGACTGCTTAAAGAACTCAGGCTGCCCCATGCGGGTTTCAAGACTCGCCTGCTCGAATTCCAGCGATTCAATCCTGGCAGGAAGTTCGGCGAGTTCTTTGTCTTCCTTAAAGCTCAGAGATTTTCCCTTTTTGGCTGCCGGTTGATTGGCGACGGATACTGCCTGAGCCACAACGGGTGTGTTCTGCCGAACAGACTTCTGGGCCAGCCAGTCGTCGTATCCACCGACATATTCATTGACTGATCCTTCGCCTTCGAAGACGAGAGTTTGCGTCACCACGTTATTGATGAACTGGCGATCGTGACTGACAAGCAGCACTGTGCCGGGATACTCGACCAGCAGATCTTCCAGCAATTCCAGAGTTTCGGCATCGAGATCGTTGGTCGGTTCGTCGAGCACCAGCAGGTTCGATGGCTTCGAGAACAATCGTGCTAACAATAAGCGGTTGCGCTCTCCCCCCGAGAGGTACTTCACCAGCGTCCTGGATCTCTCCGGAGAGAACAGAAAATCCTCCAGGTACCCAATCACATGTCTCCGGCGGCCATTGATCTCAATCATGTCCGCACCCGGCGACACATTCTCCTGCACAGAGAGATCATCATTGAGCTGAGCTCTCAACTGGTCGAAGTAAGCAATCTCCAGCCGGGTCCCCAGTTTGACCTTACCCGATTGAGGCGTGAGTTCACCCAACAGAATTCTCAGGAGTGTCGTCTTGCCACAACCATTAGGCCCGAGAATCCCAATCTTGTCACCGCGGGTGATGAGTGTTGAAACATCTCTCAATATGGTTCGCCCGCCAACCTCGTAATTGACCTTTTCTGCTAAGGCCACCACAGTGCCCGATCGCTCAGCCTCTTGATGGAGTTCCACTTTGACATTGCCCACTTTGGCCCGGCGAGCCGCCCGCTCTTTGCGCATCTCCATCAGTGCCTTGACGCGCCCCTGATTCCTGACGTTGCGAGCTTTGACCCCTTTACGAATCCAGACCTCTTCCTGAGCCAATTTCTTGTCGAAAAGAGCCTGTTCATGCTCCTCCGCAGCCAGGGCAGCCTCTTTTCGCTGCAGAAAAGTCTGATAGTCACACGTCCAGTCGAACAGCCGGGCGCGGTCAATCTCGATGATCCTTGTCGCGAGGCGCTGCAAAAACATGCGGTCGTGTGTCACGAAGATCAACGTCCCTGAAAATCTGAGCAGGAATTCTTCGAGCCACCGAATGGCTTCAATATCCAGGTGGTTGGTGGGCTCATCGAGCAGGAGCACATCGGGTTCGATCACCAGCGATTTAGCCAGCAATACCCGACGTTTCATTCCCGAAGAAAGGTTGTCAAATGGCCGATCATGCGGCAGTTCCATTCGTTCGATAATCTGCTCGACCTGATGCTCCCATTCCCAGGCATACGCAGGATCGAGCGTGGCAGATAACTCTTCCATGCGCCTGATTTCATCGGCTGTTCGCGGATTTGCCCCAGTATTTTGGCTCAATTGACTCTGGCTCAATTGGTGCAACCAGTACTGAGCCGCGACGGCTTCCCCATGAGGGCCTAAGCCGCGGGCCACTTCATCAAAAACGGTCCCCACCACGCCGCGCGGCACATCCTGAATCTGCCGGGCGAGTTTGATACCTGATTGAACCTCAACAAGGCCCGTATCTGGCTTCAGCTCACCAAGCATCAGCTTCATCAGGGTCGATTTTCCGGTTCCATTTCGACCCACCAGACAGACTCGTTCGCCGAGCTCCACCTGGACTGTCGCATTCTCAATCAGCGGCTTCCCACCATAGCTGAAGCTTAGCTCCTTCAAACCCAAAACAGCCATCCGGCAATCGCCTTTCAAATACGATCCAATTTCATTAATGACATTTTGCTTCCTCAAAAGGTAACAGGTGGAGGGCAAAATCACATTGTCGTCAATAATAGTCGGAAAACATTCAAATACGATAATGGACAGAAACATGCAGATTATGGTGTAACTATTGATTGAGGTGTCTCAACCAACATTGTCTTATCCCGAGTGCGCCGAAAAACCATTCTTCATTTGTTCTTCACGCGAATCTTCAGGAGATTCTCTCGAGTTGACGCCCATGAGATGATAGCTTCGCACAAAATCCAGAGGACAACAGGGAGTAACCGGCGTATTGACAGTGACGATGACCGATCGAGAGAAATTCGGTCATAAGTTTTTCTCATCGACGCTGGGACTGAGTTTGTTCGAGGGTGTGAGCCATACATTTCGGAGAGCAGCACGCGTCCATGGTTCTTCTGTCTGATATTCAAGCCTGTCTCGAAACAGTTCCTTTAGGGGCGGAACTCATTGATGTTGCTGGCAAGGTGATCTTTGCCAATCAGGAGTATTTCCGAATTTTCTCTTGTCCTCAACGTCGCGTAGAGGGTTCCAGCTGGCTTTACCGCTTCCAAAAACTCAACAACAATGCAGCACGGCTCCAGTGGCAGGCAGTACAGCGTGGGGAAGAGGTCGAAGGTGAGCAGACCGAACAATGTGATGACGGAACTCTCGTTACCATTCGCTATCGCTTTACTCGCTTGAACAGATCTTTTCCTGATGCCTCTGCTCAGTTCTTTATCCGTTATTCACAGAAGGTCATCCCTGACAATTCCTGCAGACCACCTGCATGTTCAACTGACTCGCCCTGCGTTCCATTGATCGAACAACTGCCGATGATTGCCTGGGCAGCAGACGCCCACCACAACTGCACATACGTCAATAAACACTGGCACCAGTTCACGAGTGCTGGCGAAGACGAGCACCAGGGGCAAGGCTGGCTGAATTTCATCCATCCGGAAGACATCGAAAGAATTCAATCCGCCAGTGAGAGGCATGCCACATCAGACCTTCAATACCGCATTCGCGGGAAAGATGGTGAGTATCGCTGGTTTCTCGAGCACAGTCAGCCCTGCTTGAACAAAGATGGCCAGGTTGATGGCTTCACAGGGATCTGCATTGATACCACCGAAAGTCTTCGCGAGTCACGAGTTTCTGAGGAGCGGAAGAAGCAGTTGCGGGCGATGGTCGAGCACGCACCAGGAGTTGCCATTCAATGGTTTGGTCGAAACGGGCGCATTCAACTCTGGAATGAAGCTTCGACGCAGATGTTTGGCTTCACGGCCGAAGAAGCAATTGGCAAGACGTTCGACGAACTCATCCACACTCCCGAAGAGTTTGAATGCTTGCTCCGTACTCTTGGTGAGATCATTCACACCAATCGATCAGTGGGGCCGAATGAGTATCATTTCCGTCGCAAAGATGGTTCGACGGGAGCCTGCCTGTCGACCCTGTTCTGCATTCCCTCCTTTGATGAGCACCCTTTGTTCTGCTGTATGGATATTGACATTACAGACCGCATCCGTACAGAAAACGCTCTGAGAGAAAGCGAAGTCAAGTTCCGTACATTAGCCAAGAATTTCCCTGACGCGATCTTCATTCTTGACCCCAGTGACCCTCAAATCCCACTGAAAATCGCCTTCACCAATGACGCAGTCAAAACCATCCATGGCTATTCGCCCGAAGAACTGATCGGTCAATCTTTGGCGTTGAAAATCGATGATGCCTCAACGGCTTCCCACATACCCGAGAGAATTTTACGCATACAAAAAGGTGAGGTGATTCGCTTTGAGGCAACGCACATCCACCGGGATGGTCGGACAATTCCGATGAGTGTGACTGCCTGTCTGATTCCCTGGGATGGCAAAACAATGCTTCTTGGAATCAACCACGACATGACATTGCAAAAGGCTGCCGAAGAGGCGCGACGCGAAAGTGAGGCACGTTTCCGATCAGCGTTCTATTCGTCGGCAACGGGGATGGCCATGGTCTCACTCAAGGGAGACTTTCTCGACGCCAATTCCTCTCTTTGCCAGATGCTGGGCTATACCCTTGAAGAACTCACTGCAACCAGTTTCCCGGCAATCACACATCCACAGGAAGTCAACCGCGATGTGCATGCCATGAAACAATTGATTCAAGGTGAAATTCCGTTCTACACGACGGAAAAGCGATATCGCCAAAAAGATGGAAGCTACCTGCCCACTTATGTTTCAGCGGCACTTGTTCGCAACAGGGAGGGAGAACCCAGTTACTTTGTCACGCAAATGCTGGATCTCACCGAAAAGAAGCGGCTGGAACAGGAACTGATGGAGAGCCAGAGACTCACCGTGATGAAGCAGATGTCCGGTGGACTGTCGCACGATTTCAACAATTTCATAACGATCATTCTCGGTTACTGTGAGACCTTGCTGATCAGGCCGGAAACAACTGATGCACAGCGCAGTTTGATCCTGCCGATCCGCGAAGCAGGACATCACGCTTCTCGCATAATTCGACAACTGCTTGCATTCAGTCGGACGCAGCCTGTGACTTACGAGCGGATCAATCTCAGTACGATTGTTCGTGGTATGGAAATGATGATTCGCAGCATTCTTCGGCAGAATTTCACTCTTGAACTCAGGCTTGCCGAACCGCTTCCGAACATTATGGCCGACCCCGTGCAGATCGATCAGATTCTGGTCAATCTGGCCATCAATGCCCGTGACGCGATGCCTGAGGGTGGGACATTAACAATCGAAACAGCATGGATCGCTTCCCATACCAAGTCAATACCACAGAATCGTTCGTTCGATGCTTACGTTCAACCCGATGATTTCGTCCGCTTGCGAGTTTCTGATACAGGAACGGGAATTCCTCCAGATCTCCTCAGTCGCATCTTTGAACCGTTTTTCACCACCAAAGGGGAGGGGCAAGGTCACGGCCTCGGATTGTCTGTGGTTCATGGAATCATCAGTCAGGGCGGCGGCACAATTCGCGTCTTCAGCGAGCCAGGGAAGGGGACCACATTCGAAGTCGACCTCCCGGCATGCGTTGGCCCCATCTCGCCAGATCGCCCCGAAGCTCCTTGAAGCTCAACGCCCCCTCATCGACTGCGTGGGGAAAGATCCTCAAAGAACCTTTTGATCTCGATTTCCAGGCTTTCTGGCTCTTTCCCCAGACTTTCAATGAAATGGCGCAGCCGCCGAGAAGTGATCGATTCATTCATCTTTCGATCAGTTTTATCGAAGGTCGTCAGCAGCCGGACATATTGGCTGGGCCGCGTTTCCAGCAGAAAGAATGTCACAGCCCAGGCTTGGGCATACGCATCCAGAGCACGAGTTTCAAAGAGATCATCACTTTCGATCAAAGCTCGCAACCAACCCTGAGGCAACTTCTGTTGCATGGCACGAAAGTGCAGAAACCTTTCCCGGTTGATGCGATCCCACGCACTGGCTTGCCGATCCCGCTTTCGTAGGGCGTCATTCTCGAAAGCCATGGCTAAGCCTTCAATCATCCAGACAGACCCCGGCTCAATTCTCGAATGCAGACCATAATTGAAACCGAGTTGGTGAACCGCTTCGTGAATAAGTGTGGCATGCCGTTCACGCAACGATTGATGCTTTTCACCAGGCGAGAGCAGTATTCGATTACTCTCGACCAGATAAACCCCTGCCAGATTTTCCCTCGCTTTTCGGGGGCGAATCTGTACCCGTTGATCAAACTCAGCCTGTCGGGACGGCATGACAACGACGAGCGGAAACTCCAGTGGCGCGGGAGTGTGGCCATACACACTTAACCAGCCCACAAAATCTCGGCGAACTTCGTCGAACAACTCCTTCAGTTCATTTTCCACACCCACAGGTGCTGCCACGATCAACCCATCTGTCGCTGCCACACGCAGAGCTGGCCATTCGCGCACGAGCTGACTCTTCATCTCGACCGTTGTCATCGGCGAAAATTCGCCCGGCAACACCTGATAACGACTCACTTTGGCGAGATCGATCAATCGTTGAGATCCATCAGCCAACTGAAACCAGCATTGAACCGAATCCCTGGCCACCACGCGCCCGCGCAACGTTTCTCCTTCGTACGAAATTTCCAAGCAGCGATCATCTGCCGGTAAACTGGCAGAGAAAGATAACCACACACAGCAGGCCCACAAAGTCGCGCGAAACATAAAAACCACTCGTGGAGCAAGGTACCTGGGGGAGACACACTCTGGCCTGATTCTCGTGACCATTCTTCAGCCAGATCTTGCGAATCTTCTCCTGATCGTCGCCTCCTTTGCGTATGATCGAAGAGAATATCGCAGAGGGCAGGGAAGTGCTGGCAGAAGATTGCCATGGTCAGCAAACCTGGAGCCCCCAGTAAACAATCTAGTTTTTATTCGAGCACTAGCCGCACGATTTCGCAGTTCGTCAGAGGAACGCCCAAAAAGTCCTTCGTTCTGGAGTTGATGAATACGCTCAACTCGACGGATCAAGGAGGGTTTTGGTCACTTCTTCGAGGAAAAAGACATGCCAGACTCTTCGATTTTTCAACGTTTATCGACTCTATCGATTGTGACTCTGGCACTGTGTTCATGGGAACAGCTTTCATGGGAACAGCTTCCGGCAGGTGAGATCCGCCCTGTCGATTCCCTCCCAATGAGTGATCCACAGATTCCGGCTCTTGTTGCACAAAAAAT from Planctopirus ephydatiae encodes:
- the nhaA gene encoding Na+/H+ antiporter NhaA, producing the protein MEKTGDGSTSDQFSDRLLPVSQIAGWLSPIRRFLKLQATSGLLLVAATAFALMAANSPWSEQFLHIWETSCFIGFGDYVLKKDFLHVINDGLMTIFFFVVGLEIKREIVSGELSDLRKAALPIIAAIGGMIAPALIFLGASQVFRVPPEAMKGWTIPMATDIAFVVGLLSLFGNRVPIGLKILLLSLAIVDDLGAVILIAVLFTEKLALVGLFVAAVGITLTFLMNRVGVRNVWLYVAVGGVTWLAVLKSGVHPTIAGVILGLMTPSKAWVPYDTLTAVLKRLTDELKKFQSDSDQEAAKPGKPIPLHKTMHDDLAEAEFATRESIAPLYRLEHALHPWVAFLIMPLFALANAGVPLDFSKAFEPVSLCVALGLAVGKPVGIFGLSFLAVLVGLAKLPDGVSWKLYLGGACLAGIGFTMSLFLGALALPESFISAGKLGTLMGSTVSAILGIVLISKALPATSDEGQN
- the abc-f gene encoding ribosomal protection-like ABC-F family protein gives rise to the protein MAVLGLKELSFSYGGKPLIENATVQVELGERVCLVGRNGTGKSTLMKLMLGELKPDTGLVEVQSGIKLARQIQDVPRGVVGTVFDEVARGLGPHGEAVAAQYWLHQLSQSQLSQNTGANPRTADEIRRMEELSATLDPAYAWEWEHQVEQIIERMELPHDRPFDNLSSGMKRRVLLAKSLVIEPDVLLLDEPTNHLDIEAIRWLEEFLLRFSGTLIFVTHDRMFLQRLATRIIEIDRARLFDWTCDYQTFLQRKEAALAAEEHEQALFDKKLAQEEVWIRKGVKARNVRNQGRVKALMEMRKERAARRAKVGNVKVELHQEAERSGTVVALAEKVNYEVGGRTILRDVSTLITRGDKIGILGPNGCGKTTLLRILLGELTPQSGKVKLGTRLEIAYFDQLRAQLNDDLSVQENVSPGADMIEINGRRRHVIGYLEDFLFSPERSRTLVKYLSGGERNRLLLARLFSKPSNLLVLDEPTNDLDAETLELLEDLLVEYPGTVLLVSHDRQFINNVVTQTLVFEGEGSVNEYVGGYDDWLAQKSVRQNTPVVAQAVSVANQPAAKKGKSLSFKEDKELAELPARIESLEFEQASLETRMGQPEFFKQSPQDMATVTERLNRLHQELETAYARWEELEVRRNG
- a CDS encoding YaiI/YqxD family protein, translated to MKIWIDGDASPREVKELVFRAATRLQLETTVVANSGMWVPSGNRFVKLQIVPGGPDVADRYIVAQSNRGDLAITSDVPLMSDLIPQGVFVIDFHGYLCTQETIGERRAARDLNDQLREAGLLTGGPAPYGVKDKQRFAQALDQLLTRELRRLATNPPASPPENITDDQPHA
- a CDS encoding ABC-F family ATP-binding cassette domain-containing protein, whose protein sequence is MALLQIRDACKSYGSQILLDHAEATISEDVKVGFVGRNGAGKSTLLRILLGEEELDSGTVSRHPNLRLGYLRQHDDFRPNESALEFLMRDSGQPDWKCGEVAGQFELKGSYLDGPISKLSGGWQTRVKLAALLLHEPNLLLLDEPTNFLDLRTQILLEHFLRGYNEACLIVSHDRAFLGATCTQTLALARGKLTMFPGKIDAYLDYEREQREIIERSNASVLAKRKHLEEFIAKNKARASTATQARSKTKQLERLELQDVEADEATACIRAPMIEPRQGPAVRCKEMAIGYAERKIAEDITLEIDHGSRAAIVGDNGQGKTTFLRTIVNSLKPLAGELRWGHGCQVGVYAQHVYSTLPPEKTVIQYLEETAAPLTRTQTVLDIAGAFLFRGAHVEKKISVLSGGERARLCLAGMLLSQYNVMVLDEPGNHLDVETVEALADALVSYKGTVIFTTHDRHFMKRVATCVIEVKDGRVTNYNGDYDAYVYAVNKEIDDGEREANAGKLAKAPAAVLAPKAVKPKGKDDRALRKELQTCERNIAKLDEQKKALTQSLSNEADAKKALELHNQLEEVTSQLTQAEERWCEIQEELGEGW
- a CDS encoding arylsulfatase; protein product: MALGWMLSGMSMAADKPNILLIVSDDTGYGDLGPYGGGEGRGMPTPNIDRLAANGMTFFSFYAQPSCTPGRAAIVTGRIPNRSGMTTVAFQGEGGGLPKAEWTLGSVLKQGGYKTYFTGKWHLGEADYALPNAHGYDVMKHCFLYHCNAYTYGDPTWFPDMDPKLREEFNRITKGSLTGYAGEKAREDWKVNGQYVNTPDQGVVGIPFLDQYIEQSGISFLEDAAKTPNQPFFAHINFMKVHQPNLPAPEFVHKSLSKSKYADSVVELDTRIGRVVDKLKELKLDQNTLIFYTTDNGAWQDVYPDAGYTPFRGTKGTVREGGNRVPAIAVWPGKIKPAVKNHDIVGGLDLMATFASVAGVPLPTKDREDQPMVFDSYDLTPVLTGSGKCPRNAWFYFTETELTPGAIRLGNYKVVFNLRGDNGQPTGGLSVDSNLGWKGPEKYVATVPQVFDLWQDPQERYDIFMNNFTERTWILVSFNVVIKDLMKTYLTYPPRKMQSEVYTGPITLPEYERVKYVREMLEKDGIRIPLPTGN